The Candidatus Thermoplasmatota archaeon genome includes a region encoding these proteins:
- a CDS encoding ABC transporter ATP-binding protein — translation MPEKVVEVNSLVKRYKDLIAVDNISFDVYKGEIFSLVGPNAAGKTTTVEILECLRKPTSGSAKVLGLDVLTEEKEIKKRIGVMPQNFNTFERLTVKENVELVATIYGIKHDIKELLELLGLWEVRNKKFGTLSGGMKRRVGVCMALVSDPELLFLDEPTTGLDPKARRECWEIIKNLKKLGKTVFLTTHYMEEVEKLSDRASVILKGKVVATDQISTLISKYGGGVKVAVSGGKKPEEILRQFTQRVSRDDNNIIGLFEKEREAKKALAQLYQLEDVEIEVLRAGMDDVFFRLIGAKIDERGELV, via the coding sequence ATGCCTGAAAAAGTTGTAGAGGTTAATTCGCTTGTAAAGCGTTATAAAGATCTGATTGCAGTAGATAATATATCTTTTGATGTGTATAAAGGTGAAATATTCTCTCTTGTAGGTCCCAACGCTGCCGGCAAAACCACTACCGTTGAAATATTGGAATGCCTAAGAAAACCTACATCTGGCTCTGCAAAAGTTTTAGGGTTAGATGTGCTAACTGAAGAGAAAGAAATAAAAAAGAGAATAGGGGTAATGCCCCAGAACTTTAATACATTTGAGAGGCTTACAGTAAAAGAGAACGTAGAGCTCGTTGCAACAATATATGGTATTAAGCACGATATCAAAGAGCTTCTTGAGCTGTTAGGGTTATGGGAGGTAAGAAATAAGAAATTCGGAACCCTTTCTGGAGGAATGAAAAGAAGGGTGGGAGTATGTATGGCACTAGTTAGCGATCCTGAACTTTTATTTCTAGATGAGCCCACAACAGGTCTGGATCCTAAGGCAAGAAGAGAATGTTGGGAAATAATAAAAAATCTTAAAAAGCTTGGAAAGACTGTTTTCCTCACCACCCATTATATGGAAGAAGTTGAGAAGTTAAGTGATAGAGCCTCTGTAATATTAAAAGGAAAAGTTGTTGCTACCGATCAAATCAGCACGCTTATTTCAAAATATGGGGGTGGTGTTAAAGTAGCTGTAAGTGGTGGCAAGAAACCTGAAGAAATACTTAGACAGTTTACCCAGAGGGTTTCACGTGACGATAATAATATTATTGGGCTATTTGAGAAAGAGCGCGAGGCAAAGAAAGCGCTTGCACAACTCTATCAACTTGAAGATGTGGAAATAGAAGTGCTCAGAGCTGGAATGGATGACGTGTTTTTTAGGCTAATTGGTGCGAAAATTGATGAGCGTGGTGAGCTGGTATGA